Genomic DNA from Parasteatoda tepidariorum isolate YZ-2023 chromosome 3, CAS_Ptep_4.0, whole genome shotgun sequence:
GGGACAAATTTAGCCCCCAAACATAAAAGttagttcaaatttttctgttagTTCATTCGTTAGAGCCAATggaattttttcgtttttactcgtaattgataaaaatgatggcattaaaactatttcttttttaaatattttaaatatttattataaatcccgtattcatttttcttatagctatatatttaaaatacgaatctctaaaactaaataatgtGAAAGTAACTGTAAtggaagttttgaaaaaataatcagttatgcgttgaaaagcaaaattaaagaaacggTACGAATTCATATAGGAGAAACGAGAAAGGTTTCCATATTGTTATCGAAGctatgcttaattaattttggttataattattaatttaaattttaaataagctatattaaaagtaaaataattggaGAGGTGGTACTGTTTTGTTTAAGACATTTTAAGAAAtcgtaaaattatctttattttggtGGGATTAACTACTAAAAACCTGTTTTGCTTACTCTGATAACGTAAAGGAGCAGGaaagataaaatacaataataaattgtaaattttttgatagctttattaattgtgttggtATATGTATCtcagttttgtgcatgatttcgaAGCATTTTATATTATCTCATTAAAATACAGGTAGatattataagtaattaaaaaggaGATTATATGGGCCATACTTTAATACcatgttaatttttaagctGGTCTGGATATCAATaggcaaataaatttaattaatggttAAATATCGTCATAATATTAATGTACTACTCCTGTTGCTGTTTCTAAAGTTACTggccaataccagcaagcctgcttggtgaaaccaagtgAATTTAGAGCAGGGGGTGCGTTTCCTATTTTTACGTGGAGCCATCTTCTGGTCAAGAATATAACTTCTGTCACACTTAACATCACAGCTCGtgtatagggtggacccattcatacatccactcattcatccacagatcgtaattttcacCTCAACCAGAGAACAAGCAATCTCCAATTTTGCACCACCAGAGGTATGATTAGTTATAGGaccatggaggactttgtgaacAGACTGATTTAACGCGCaacagtcactatttactacacgaAGAGTCTTTGCCCGGCGGGAATCAAACTCACGACCTTTTAGACATGGGCCCAACGCTCCACCAACCAGGCTACCTCGGCCCCAATCGACTTCATGATACTGCAAATTGCAAGGTCTGCCTGACAGAGCCAATTATGTAAAGTAAGTATGTATCGACTGAACCCCAGATATGCATATAGTGCATTATATTTCactgatatttgaaaaaaaatttcaccctCTCAGCCTAAAATGAAAAGGTTGCTCCATGAAGCGTTTGTATTTACGTTTTCAATAATTTCCTTGTTAATACAACTGactgatgaaataaaatgcatggtGACTGttgcgtaaaaaaatttaaacaaattataaaagcgGTATTAAAcgtataaaaatgcaaaaatgcgtgataaaaaatgcaaaacatacgtaattttatttaccaGTTGTTTACTTAGTATTGAACCAGTTATTTACTTGGCAATGATATTTTCAAGTCTTTAGATATGAAACTGGCAAGGTTTTagtgtaaattattaatattcagaGAAAATTATTACCCTGCCAAATTTCGAAATTCTTCATCTGCTTCATCAGCTGTAAGGAGACTGCCAACAATCCCAGCGTCTTTCAACCATTGTGTGCTTCTCTTATAAGTAATAAGTTCACAtggttcttttttctttctagcaTACCTTTGGAAAAAGTACTTAgtcattaataaaagttttatttcatgcagaaaaattagaaaaaaatagctttaaaatacaGTTAAGGAGCttgaaacaatgtaaaaaaaacacatttttcaaaatgccgGGGAAagatttttcggtaaaaaacattacaatttttagtaaaaacaataaattgagCAAGAATGACGTCACTGGGATTATATGTTAAAGAATCCTTAAATTTTCTTGTCAATCGAAATTTTACATCAGTTGCAcaagtacattttttacaaagGCGAAATACTGGGTGTtgtgaatagttttaaatattataaaataattaaacacaaaTACCATTGGTGAAGACAGAGCATCCAGTGTGTAATCTAATATTATGTAACTTTTCCACGCTTTTCTAATCATTCGTGAAAAGGCTTGTTTTTCACCACTTATATACAAGCCATACCGGTGCCACTTTTACAAACCTAATATTTACTTGTGTGTCGCAcaatatccaaaacacataaCCATATTATGACACTCCTTTGTGCAACCAGAACTCGGAGATAGACAATGATCATATGCCAAAGTTCtcttcttttaatgaaaaaaaacatatacattCAAAATGAGTGAGATAGACAGTTGATGTAAGTTTAATGACGAAAACCTCAACAAACCATACCGGAATTTCGCCAAGTTACAAGACTGATATTTACTTAGGTCATGATTGCATCGTTCAACAGCGAAACCACTTTGGTACAAATTATACTCCCTTGTGCATTTTGTGCAACCAGAACTCAGAAATAGACAATGATCATTTATCAAAGTTCAAAACTATACTGTCAAAATTAGTGAGATAGACAGTAGATGTAATTGCTATAAAGtgacaaattattttgtatttaatgtagTTACTTATAATTTCATGCTCcacttttgttctaataattttattgtcatATTAAATTAGtcaatgcatttttcttttaaaatttcatttttatgctttttaatacTCTAATCTGATGCATCGTTTGATGCATGTGGAGTAAGGTAATgcttttgaagtaataaaaataaaacaattattagttGCATGTTCTTCTTTTAAGCAATGTTTAAATTCAATGTTAGCAGAAATGTTAActctcaattattttaaaacatgcaatcaacaactaaactaaattaaaagattaaagcgatggcgataaaaataaaaaaagaataaaataatactacCTGTTGAACTTATCATCAAATCTTGCCCTTAAAACTTCAGGTGATAGCATTCGCCCGGCCCTCGGTTTCTCAACCATTTTCCTATCAGATCCAGAAACCTTTTGGGATTCTTTTTTTCCACCGTCTCTTTTATTATACCTTTTCCGAAAGTCCTCTTTCAGCATGCCTACTGACGCCATATAAGGAGATAATCTTTCAGGAGATCTTTCAGAATGGCGGTTTTTTGTTCGAATGGCTTTACTAGCATTTATAATCCGATTCCTTCCAACTGATCCAGACTGAGAGGCATTTTTTGACGTATGTTTGTCCTTTTCTTTTAGATAATGTGCATTTTTGGGAGTAGATTTGACCTTCAAAATCCTGTCATTGAGTTCCGGTTTAGTATTTGTCAGAATCCGAGTTTTATCCGTATTTAATTTGTCATGATTGAATAATGTCGTTACTTTTTCACTAtctgataaatatttagaatcacCTCCTTTAAGTTCATCTTTTTCAGTTTTCGAAGTGGatccataaaatttttgttctaagttaattttcctgttatttttatcacaaaagatatttttacgtGAATTCGGAACTCCAATATCTGATATTTCTTTTTGGTTGTTTAAGGCTTTATCTTCATTttctgataataaatttttaagattttgtccTAACTCTTCTTCCACAGAACTTGATGTAAGTTCTGAAATATTTCGagataaattagttttcataacatttttgcATTCAATGATTTTGCCACTTGATATCGGATCCTCAACATTTTCACTCTTGTTTACCTCTTGCATTTCTTTAAACTTATCTTGATAGCCGAgagtaaattcaaatttataattttcatgaaaaggaACATCAGCTTCGGTTGAAACTGTTTCATTTTCGTCCACCCTACAAAATATGTCTCTTTCAGAAGGTATATTATCAGTTTTTGATGACTCAGGAATCCGTTGAATTTCGGAGTTTTCAAGGAGCCGGCAATCTGAGATATTTTTATGTTGCTTtatgtaaagatattttctCTTAGCATCCAATAATAAATCAATCTCATTCGAATGGAGAGTTTGGTTGAATATTTCCGTGTCCAATTTTCCAATATCTGAGTTTAGCAAATCCCTTACTTTTTCGTTATTCATATTATAAAGGTGATTAAATTTGACACATTTGAAATCTGCCTCAGTATTCGAATCCGCACTTAAATTAATGTTGTCTTTGAAACATTcgaaatcattattattatctttatagTTTGATGATAACTGTTCCTTATGTTCATGAGCCAATTCGTAGTAGTTTTCCGAGCCATGAAAATCTTGTTCTTGTATGTTTGACAATAGTtctaattcgaaatttttcaaataacttgCTTCAGAAGTACTATAAGTTTTTCCCTCATCTCTTATCTTTCTTAACAACTCATGACAACTATCTTCATCatggtttatttgtttttggtaACTGTTCTCTTCTTCGTATTTAAGTTGCTCTAAATTATCATTTGATGATGAATATTCATAAGTTGTGTAATAAGGTTCATCACAACTTTTGGACTTTTTCAgttcaatgaaataaacatCGGTACTATGAAATTCTTCATCGGAACTATTTTCACTATGGAAGGTTTCATAATCTTTATGTTGTACAGCATTCACATCTATCTCTTTTCCATCGGTAGGAATATCTCTTAAAAACTTATCATCATCTTTTGTTTGATGATGCTTGATTTGTTGATTAATAAGAGATTTTTCATGCACATTTTCTACTGTGCCCTGATTTTCATCAATGATGgtatatttattatgattaactGTATGAATTTTGATTTCGTTTTCTAGGATCTTATCAAAAAACTCAATTTCTTCCCATTTATTTTGCGAATCATCAGTACACCCATGCTTTTCTACGTTCATCGATGcacatttttgcaatttaatatgtTCACTTTCCTTTTGGTTCTTCATAATAGAATCTATTTTGCttgtattatttgtaatatCTTCAGTCATTCCTGTTTCATACACTctgtttttgttgttgatagACTTACTAAATGTACTGCAGTTTTGCAAAGGCTTTGTTGGACTACATTGTACGGTATGAATTCTACTTTCTCTTTCCAGAATCTCTTGAAAAAACTTCAAGTCTTGCTTTTTCTGATTATCAGATACGTAAACATCTTCTTTATGACTAAGGGAAGTAAATTCTCTGCTTTGATTATTAGATGCATTTTTAGTATAATCATATTCTTcagtatgtaatttaattttatcgtcAAAATCACCATCACGCAAATTAGGATTGTTATCAGTAAAAATATTCGTTTTGTGTATTGTAACGAGTTTTCTACTGTCTCTGGGCAACGttgtatttatattatgatGTACTGTATGTATTTTACTTTCTGTTTTAAGGATTTCCTCAAAAAACTTTATGTCCTGGTATTTTTGAGTATTAGAAGCGTTTTCAAAGTCTTTAAGACTCAATGAGATACTTTCCTTGCTTTTAACAtgagaagttttattttgattgcattcTTCAGTATACATTTCAGTATCTTTATCATAGTTATCACCAGAAAAATATTGGTTACTGTCTTTTTTCTGGTTGTTTGCATTAACagaatttacattatttattgcttggaatttatttttactctcatTTAACAACTCCCTAGTTTTATTTTGGAGCACAGTATGAATTTTGCTTTCTCGTTCGAGCAATTCCTCAATAAACTTCAAGTCTTGGTATTTCTGAGTTGCAACAGTGTATTCATTGTCTTTATGTATCAGTGAggctttgttttttcttttagtactCGGAACAGTTTTAGTTTGATAGCATTCTTCAGTATGTGTTTCATTTTCCTCGTCACAGCAATCAACAAACAAACATGAGTTACCATCTTTTTCCTGATTGTTGGCATTAACAGCATTTACTTTGTTTATTGCGTGGAGTTTATTTGCGCTCTCATTGAATGGCTCTCTAGTTTGATTTTGTCGAACAGTATGTATTTTACTTTCACGCTCAAGCATTTCCTCAATAAACTTCAAGTCTTGGTATTTCTGAGTAGCAGCAGTGTATTCATTGTCTTTATGCATCAGTGAGGCTTTGTTTTGTCTATTAATATTTGTATCTGTTTCAGTTTGATTTGATTCTCCGTtaagtgttttaatttcttGGTCAAAGTTATCGCCAGGCAAATATGTTTCGCTATCTTTTTTCTGATTGGcattaaaactaataactttttttaatgtaagagaATCTTTACTCTCACTAGACAACACTCTAGATACGCAATctgttttagtatttatttcaacttcGCCTTCAAACTCAACCTGCGTGAAATTCGTGTTTTGCTTATTTTCGGTATCAATTTCATATTCATCACTTTCATCGttcagtgaaataaaatttccactTTCATTTTCGAGAAAAGCTCTAGTTTTTTCGTCTTTTTCCACATTGCCAACATTTAAACTATCATTCATGCTAGTGAGTGTGTTGCTctcatcaaataaaatttctttttggctATTATCTACAGTACTGATTTTACTTTCGCTTTTCAGGATTTTCCGAATGTTTTCCATATCGTCATTCTTCTCATTATCGTCCACACATCCATCACCTTTATGACTTCTTAAAGAGGGGTCATCTTTACCATTAATATTTGatgtaactaaattttgtatactTTCTTCAATATGTTTTCTAGTTTCATTGTCAATAAAGCCTTCTGTTCTCCCAGTTTCATTCATAAAGTTTACATTAATACTATCCCATTTCTTTTGAGCTGATACATGATGTTTATCTTCATCGGAAAAAATTTCGGCTCGATTACCAGGTACagaatgtgtttttatttcttcgtcaagaaaattttccaaaagtaaaataccttgaaatttattattgctttcaTCAGAAAGATTATCCTGCATTTTTGTCGTTAAGAAACAGCGCTTATTTTTCTCATGcgaattttccatattactATCTTGTTCTTTTTGCATTTCTTCAGATAAATGTTGTAAATCACATGCATCAGTGAATTCTGAAAGTACGCTGCTTTGCATTTTATGTATCTCCTCTTCATCTGAAATAATATCCTCAAAGCATTTTATGGTATTTAAGTGTACAGTAAAATCATTATCAACCTCTTCCTTAAGAATATTCTCACTAAAACTATGTGTATCAATTAATTCTTttgtagtatttattttgtttttatcagaaataatttcttCGTTGAATGTATCAAAGTTTCTAATTTCAGTAAAGTTGCCATTGCAAAAACTCTTCTTCTTCGTCAATACATCACCGTCTTCAGGCTTACATCGAATTTCCTCTTCAGCTTCATTTTGTACgaaatgcattttgtttttctcacAGTGATTATTAGTAGAAGAGTCTTGatcatcaaaacaaattttgctgTTATCTTCTTCTGAAAAACACCATACCGTTGCTTGATTCTCAGAATCTTTTTCGATACCAACAGTTTCAACCTTTTCTAAACAATTGCCAGAGGAATTTACAAAATCTAACATGCTTTGAGATTCAACTGAATCAGCAGAAATGttaggaataattttaactccAAACTTATCGGCAAAAAATGCATCATCTGTAGCTTCCAAACTTCCATATTTATTCTCATCGTTTTCATCCATATTTTTGTCCTTTTGTCTGGCATATCTAAGAGTAAGATTGTCATTTTCCCGAAGTTGGTGTTCATCGTCAATACTATTGCTTGTTTCTCCTGAAGTACTTTCTGAAGAAggcgtgattttaaaataaattttttcagtgcCTGTATCATTAATATTCGTTTCACAAGCATTTGTTTTCGGATCTTCGTCTGCTGGGTTCAAAGATAGATCCAAATCTGCATTGTTCTTATTTACAGGTTGCAATTGATCGTTATTAGTAATATTATCTTTCACAAATTCTGAATTCCTACCATCTTCATTCAAATTGATTTCTTCTATCTGTTCGTTTTTACCAAACGAGATCTCAAAACTTGTTCTATTTTCTACTCCATTTTTTACATAATCCACAAATTGGTCATCATCTTTATTGATcttatttgattgatttaataaataagaattgctTTGTTCTGAAAGAATGATGGATTGTTTATTTTTCGCAGAAGCGCTTTCTTCAACATTTAACACTTTAGACTTTTCAACCACCAAGCTTGGATTAGGGTTATACTTATCTGTTTCTGAATATTGAATATGAATTGGAAATGCAGTATCgttcttaatctttttaatttcctcACCTAAGTGAAagggaaaattttcaaatgcttcttttaagatatgaaaatcattttctatGGAACACCCGTTATTTTGATCGTTCTGAATTTCTTCGATATTCTTGCAAGGAGAAGTCGATTTATATGTTTTCTCTGTATTTAACGAAGAGCTTAACTTTTCACGGCATAattctgatttttgaaaaataattctcttcGCAGTGTCATTATTTTCAAGGGAAATTGTATTCCTGATTGTATTTACTTCTGAGATATCGGGTAAAGTACGATAATCATAAGAAGTTTCGCACATTGTCCTTGCGATATTCTGGTTGTCAAGTTCATTTTCAGTCTTACTAACTTCCTCACCTAatctaaaaggaaaatttacaaATGCTTCTCTTAAGATATGGTAATCATATTCACCAGGACGATCAGTATTTTGTATGCTCTGCATTTCCTCGACTTTCTGGGTTTTGAAGGAAGTGCTAGTTATATATGCGTTATCTGGATTAAACGTAgttgaattgttgacattttcaAGGCATAACTCCGAGTTTGAAGACATAATTCTCTCAGAAGcgtctttattttcatttggaaTTGATTTATCATTTGTAGTTGTATCTGATAACGTATGATTAAGATCAGGAGTTTCACGCATTGCCCTTGGGAGCAAACATTTGTCTTCTTGAGCCACTTGGAAAGGTAACTCTGCAACATTTGTTAAACTGTTTTCTTTAGTGTGTTTAGAGTCATTCCCCTTTTCTATTGTTTCTTGCAACGGCAAATTATTTGTGTCATCAGAAGAATATTCCtgattctttctaaaattttcaatgtgaTTACCGAAATCGAAGGATTTAtcatttgatgaaataaaattgttctgaTAACTATGCGTTGTTATTGATTGGTTTAGATGATTTCCTTCACCACATTTCTTCATGAAACTTAAATCATTTGCATTGACTTGTTCGTTGCAATTGGAACTCCCTTTATCTAAGTGCTCATTGCAATCTCTTAAATTGAAAGCATCATTTGCAAATAATTCACTGGTATAAGAACTCAATTCATGGGTacttgatttttcattttttagttccttttcttttcttaagttTATATTTGAAAGATCACTTAAAGCGTGATTTATAAAGCACATTGTTAAAGAAGGAATTCTGTTATCTTTTGAGGTTCTTTCCAGTTCCTTCGGTTGTTCAAGTTCACACTCACCAAACTCTGTTATGAAAGACGATTCTTCATATGTATTAATAAGGTTTTCGAACGATGCAGTTCTATTGCGTCCCCCACAGATGTTTGTATAACGAATGTTTTCGCAACTTTGTGAGGGATAATCGAATTCAAATTCAGAAGAATCAATTTCGTCAGATATAGATGATGAGTCCAGCAGACTCATACTTTCTTGTGGAACTTCATCTGCATATTGTTCTCCTGTTAAGCTTTTACACTTTACAATACTTGAGATTATCGCTTGGCCTTCATTAAGAGTATTGCAGAGATAATCTTCAGAATCACTGGTAAGATTTGAATCACTTCCAGATGCATTTTGTCTTTCATTAGATATATAAGAAGAGTTACTTAGACTTTTCttactcaaaattatatttgttgaaGCTTCATTTGGTTCAATGGATGCATTTGAAATTAGAATGGGTGCATTAAATGAGCTGTCTACGATTGTTTCATTTACAGGCAGTTCTGCCGAATCTTCTATTGCCTTAATATACATATTTGGGGATTCAGTCATTGTATTGAATgaactatttacaattaatttactcaaattttgctGTTTTGTAGAAGCTTCTCCTTGTTCAATAGACACAATTGGTGTTTCATTAAATGGTATAAAAGTGTTGTCAACGAATGCCTTACTCACTTCACGCTGTTCTGTTGAAATTTTGTTTGGTTCAACGTACACATTTAGCTTCTCAATTGTTTCAGATGggctatttaaaattgtttcattcaaGTTATGCTGATTTGTAGAAGTCAAGTTTGGTTCAATAGTCTCATTTGCTGtttcattagaaatatttagtgAGCTCTCcctaattttatcacttaaaaaatgctGTTCTGTTGAAACTTCCTCTGATTCAATATAGACATTTACTGCTTCATTGGTCGTATTTAGCGAGCTCTCCATGATTCGTTCTCTCAAATAATTCTGTTCTGTTAAAACTTCCTTTGGTTCAATATAGGCATTTGTTGCTGGACTAGAAGCATTTAATAAGCTCTCCATAACTGTTTCATTAGAGTAATGTTTGTCTGTTGAAGCTTCCTCTGGTTCAATATTTGCATTTGGTGCTTTACTAGAAGCATTTAATAAGCTCCCCAGAACTGTTTGACTCAAACATTGCTGTCCTGTTGAAACTTCCTTTTGTTCAATATAGAGATTTGGTGCTTCAGTAGCAGCATTTAATATGCTCTCCGTATTTGTTTGACTCAAATAATGCTGCCCTGTTAAAGATTCTTCTGGTTCAGTCGACGCATTACATATGACGTCACCATTTGTTACATTATGAGATGTTTCGTCAACTTTAGTGACTTTACTGATAAGACTATTAAGAATTTCTATCATGTCATTAGGTGTAGGAAAATCAGAAAGTACATCCGGGCCATTCAACTTCTCATTCTCTTCATTTTGAGAAGAGACTTTATTTGTCTTTTGTGCCATCAAACCACCTGTTTCATGCGTATTTGTACCGTTGTGAACAAAGCATATATAATTAACGGAGACATCACCTGCTAATGGATCcattgaaaatttagatttatttatatgcttttCAGAGTCTGAATTTAAACTACTATTTTCTAGAATTAAACTTAGAAACTTGTTTTCCACTTCCATTGATTctttttgttctgttttgttCGGAGGAAACTTTGCAATGTCTTTATCACCGTGGGTATTCGAATCATCAGATGAAATCTTTATAATAGTAGATTTCTGAAGTAAGTTGGTTTCTTCCTTTTGATTCTCAAACTTGTACTTATGTGCTGCTTTAATGGAACATTTGGCAAAGTAAATATCGGATACGTCAATTGATTCATCGCTTGTTCTTTTTTGCTCAGCGAATAAACTTAAAGGTtctgagttatttttattggctACGTCTACTACCAGTGATTGCacaatttcagatttatttttattttcatcgcATGAGTTAAGTTTCTTATTAAagctatcattatttttttgttgggAATAAATTTCTAGTTCTTCTGATGGATTGTCTGGAGATATTGAGCTTTGCTTCttagtatttttcttgaaaacactaaagtaatttttcttggtgtatttctttttaaatgtatcagTGTAAGtgtttttatcttcattttgttcTATTAAAGGAACTATTTCATGCCTATTTGCTTcttctttaacaaaatatgtaCAATTATTTGATGTTTCTTCTGCTAATGattcggttaaatttttttctgtgtctAAATCGATACAACTATTATCAAGAATACAACttctaaacttattttcttcttcCGGTGATTCTTTTTTGTCCACTGAATTCGACAATAACTTTTCAGTACAATTAAAATCCTCAATTTCTAAGCCAGCCAGTGATGGGgctgtatatttttgaacaaagcCAGTGCATTCCTTCCGATTTTCAGAACAATTGCAATTCTGAGTAATTTCAATGGCatctttattaaaatcagaCGTGCTTGATGATTTTTCACTTGTTCTCTTCTCTTCTGTAACTACACATGAAGATTCTAAATCGTTATTATGGTTGTCTCCTACCTCCAATGAAACAACTTCAGAATTAGTTTTACTTTCATCGCATGAGGTCTGTTGGCTTGTTAGAACATCATAACCTATTGATTGCGAATCATTTTCTTCATTTGCTAAGGCATCATCTTGGGATATTGAACCTTGTTTattacttcttttctttttcttcgagCTTTTGAAGTAAAGTTTCTTTAGA
This window encodes:
- the LOC122269313 gene encoding uncharacterized protein PF3D7_1120600-like, translating into MPFFLKKLYFKSSKKKKRSNKQGSISQDDALANEENDSQSIGYDVLTSQQTSCDESKTNSEVVSLEVGDNHNNDLESSCVVTEEKRTSEKSSSTSDFNKDAIEITQNCNCSENRKECTGFVQKYTAPSLAGLEIEDFNCTEKLLSNSVDKKESPEEENKFRSCILDNSCIDLDTEKNLTESLAEETSNNCTYFVKEEANRHEIVPLIEQNEDKNTYTDTFKKKYTKKNYFSVFKKNTKKQSSISPDNPSEELEIYSQQKNNDSFNKKLNSCDENKNKSEIVQSLVVDVANKNNSEPLSLFAEQKRTSDESIDVSDIYFAKCSIKAAHKYKFENQKEETNLLQKSTIIKISSDDSNTHGDKDIAKFPPNKTEQKESMEVENKFLSLILENSSLNSDSEKHINKSKFSMDPLAGDVSVNYICFVHNGTNTHETGGLMAQKTNKVSSQNEENEKLNGPDVLSDFPTPNDMIEILNSLISKVTKVDETSHNVTNGDVICNASTEPEESLTGQHYLSQTNTESILNAATEAPNLYIEQKEVSTGQQCLSQTVLGSLLNASSKAPNANIEPEEASTDKHYSNETVMESLLNASSPATNAYIEPKEVLTEQNYLRERIMESSLNTTNEAVNVYIESEEVSTEQHFLSDKIRESSLNISNETANETIEPNLTSTNQHNLNETILNSPSETIEKLNVYVEPNKISTEQREVSKAFVDNTFIPFNETPIVSIEQGEASTKQQNLSKLIVNSSFNTMTESPNMYIKAIEDSAELPVNETIVDSSFNAPILISNASIEPNEASTNIILSKKSLSNSSYISNERQNASGSDSNLTSDSEDYLCNTLNEGQAIISSIVKCKSLTGEQYADEVPQESMSLLDSSSISDEIDSSEFEFDYPSQSCENIRYTNICGGRNRTASFENLINTYEESSFITEFGECELEQPKELERTSKDNRIPSLTMCFINHALSDLSNINLRKEKELKNEKSSTHELSSYTSELFANDAFNLRDCNEHLDKGSSNCNEQVNANDLSFMKKCGEGNHLNQSITTHSYQNNFISSNDKSFDFGNHIENFRKNQEYSSDDTNNLPLQETIEKGNDSKHTKENSLTNVAELPFQVAQEDKCLLPRAMRETPDLNHTLSDTTTNDKSIPNENKDASERIMSSNSELCLENVNNSTTFNPDNAYITSTSFKTQKVEEMQSIQNTDRPGEYDYHILREAFVNFPFRLGEEVSKTENELDNQNIARTMCETSYDYRTLPDISEVNTIRNTISLENNDTAKRIIFQKSELCREKLSSSLNTEKTYKSTSPCKNIEEIQNDQNNGCSIENDFHILKEAFENFPFHLGEEIKKIKNDTAFPIHIQYSETDKYNPNPSLVVEKSKVLNVEESASAKNKQSIILSEQSNSYLLNQSNKINKDDDQFVDYVKNGVENRTSFEISFGKNEQIEEINLNEDGRNSEFVKDNITNNDQLQPVNKNNADLDLSLNPADEDPKTNACETNINDTGTEKIYFKITPSSESTSGETSNSIDDEHQLRENDNLTLRYARQKDKNMDENDENKYGSLEATDDAFFADKFGVKIIPNISADSVESQSMLDFVNSSGNCLEKVETVGIEKDSENQATVWCFSEEDNSKICFDDQDSSTNNHCEKNKMHFVQNEAEEEIRCKPEDGDVLTKKKSFCNGNFTEIRNFDTFNEEIISDKNKINTTKELIDTHSFSENILKEEVDNDFTVHLNTIKCFEDIISDEEEIHKMQSSVLSEFTDACDLQHLSEEMQKEQDSNMENSHEKNKRCFLTTKMQDNLSDESNNKFQGILLLENFLDEEIKTHSVPGNRAEIFSDEDKHHVSAQKKWDSINVNFMNETGRTEGFIDNETRKHIEESIQNLVTSNINGKDDPSLRSHKGDGCVDDNEKNDDMENIRKILKSESKISTVDNSQKEILFDESNTLTSMNDSLNVGNVEKDEKTRAFLENESGNFISLNDESDEYEIDTENKQNTNFTQVEFEGEVEINTKTDCVSRVLSSESKDSLTLKKVISFNANQKKDSETYLPGDNFDQEIKTLNGESNQTETDTNINRQNKASLMHKDNEYTAATQKYQDLKFIEEMLERESKIHTVRQNQTREPFNESANKLHAINKVNAVNANNQEKDGNSCLFVDCCDEENETHTEECYQTKTVPSTKRKNKASLIHKDNEYTVATQKYQDLKFIEELLERESKIHTVLQNKTRELLNESKNKFQAINNVNSVNANNQKKDSNQYFSGDNYDKDTEMYTEECNQNKTSHVKSKESISLSLKDFENASNTQKYQDIKFFEEILKTESKIHTVHHNINTTLPRDSRKLVTIHKTNIFTDNNPNLRDGDFDDKIKLHTEEYDYTKNASNNQSREFTSLSHKEDVYVSDNQKKQDLKFFQEILERESRIHTVQCSPTKPLQNCSTFSKSINNKNRVYETGMTEDITNNTSKIDSIMKNQKESEHIKLQKCASMNVEKHGCTDDSQNKWEEIEFFDKILENEIKIHTVNHNKYTIIDENQGTVENVHEKSLINQQIKHHQTKDDDKFLRDIPTDGKEIDVNAVQHKDYETFHSENSSDEEFHSTDVYFIELKKSKSCDEPYYTTYEYSSSNDNLEQLKYEEENSYQKQINHDEDSCHELLRKIRDEGKTYSTSEASYLKNFELELLSNIQEQDFHGSENYYELAHEHKEQLSSNYKDNNNDFECFKDNINLSADSNTEADFKCVKFNHLYNMNNEKVRDLLNSDIGKLDTEIFNQTLHSNEIDLLLDAKRKYLYIKQHKNISDCRLLENSEIQRIPESSKTDNIPSERDIFCRVDENETVSTEADVPFHENYKFEFTLGYQDKFKEMQEVNKSENVEDPISSGKIIECKNVMKTNLSRNISELTSSSVEEELGQNLKNLLSENEDKALNNQKEISDIGVPNSRKNIFCDKNNRKINLEQKFYGSTSKTEKDELKGGDSKYLSDSEKVTTLFNHDKLNTDKTRILTNTKPELNDRILKVKSTPKNAHYLKEKDKHTSKNASQSGSVGRNRIINASKAIRTKNRHSERSPERLSPYMASVGMLKEDFRKRYNKRDGGKKESQKVSGSDRKMVEKPRAGRMLSPEVLRARFDDKFNRYARKKKEPCELITYKRSTQWLKDAGIVGSLLTADEADEEFRNLAGVKIALNKQDYRRFLFKLTRLKKLSYKEIYEKLSADFD